In Pirellulaceae bacterium, the genomic stretch GAACGAGTCATGGCTCCGAGGCTCTCTTTCAAATGAAGTTAGCGATGAGAAGCTGCTGGAAGCTCCACGACAAACCAAGGCTGAGAATTCGCCGCAGGACTTTGGCAAGCGGCATCATCTATCGGTGTCCGTTCCGGAAATCGATGCGGGTCGACCATTTTCCACCGAACCTTTCCGTGACTTTGCCGATGCGCAGCAGCGTTCCGCTTTTGCCTCAGCGATCAACGAAGCAAAGATCCCTGAAGTTCGTTTTGATGCAACGGTCGAACAGGCTGATCAAGCGATTCGAGTCGCCAACACATCCGATTGGTCAGAGCGCGACGTTCTCGAACGTTCCGCAACTTTGTTGGCGACCGCCGATTGGTTTCGCCAACGTCGTGATTTTCTGGCAGGCGTCATCATCCAAGAGGCAGGGAAGACGTGGCAGGAGGCTGACGCAGAGGTTTGTGAAGCAATCGACTTCTGCGAATTCTACGCACGCGAAGCAGTACCGCTGTTCCGTGGCGAACGATTGGGCGATTTCCTGGGTGAACTGAATGAACAGCGTTATCATTCGGCGGGGATCGCCGCCATCATCAGTCCCTGGAATTTCCCGCTGGCAATTTGCACCGGCATGACGGTCGCCTCCTTGGTCACTGGCAATCCCACGCTCGTCAAACCGTCACGACAAACGCCTGGCAGTGCGGCCTTACTTTGCGAGGCACTCTGGGAAAGCGGAGTTCCTCGCGACGCGCTGCATTTCATTCCAGGATCGGGCAGTCGTGTCGGCGCCTACCTAACTCATGACCCGCGGATCGATCTCATTGGTTTTACCGGCAGTCGGGATGTTGGTTTTCAAATCCTACAGGCTGCGGGGCAATTATCACCAGAAATTCCTAACGCGAAAAAGGTGATTTGTGAAATGGGTGGAAAGAACGCGATTATTATCGACTCCACCGCCGACCTGGACGAAGCCGTATCCGCCGTTCGACATTCGGCATTCGGTTACTCTGGACAAAAGTGCTCGGCCTGTAGTCGGGTGATCGTCGTCAAAGACGCTTATGAACCTTTCCTGCGCCGACTGGTTGAAGCGACCTCCTCCTTGACGGTGGGCGACCCACGGCTCCCCAATACCGATTTTGGGCCCGTCATTGACGAAGCGGCAGCGAAAAACATTCGCGACTTCATTCAAATCGCCAAACAGGAAAACCGGCTCGAATTGGGCATGCCCACTCCACCAGGATTAGCAGAACAAATTGGCAAACCGGTCATTGGGCCTCATATTTTTTCCGCCGTCCAACCCGACGACACCATCGCTCAAGAGGAGATCTTTGGTCCCGTCTTGGCGGTCATGGTAGCGGCCGACTTCGAAGAGGCGCTTTCAATCGCCAATAACAGCGTCTATCGACTGACGGGTGGTGTCTTTAGCCGGACCCCCACTCATCTTCAACAGGCCAAGCAACAGTTCCGAGTCGGTAATTTGTATTTAAATCGTGGCTGCACGGGCGCTTTGGTGGGGCGACAACCGTTCGGAGGCTTCGGCCATTCAGGGACCGGTACCAAAGCAGGTAGTAAGGAGTACCTAAAACATTTCGCCAATCCTATTGCTTGTTGTGAAAACACGATGCGTCGGGGTTTCGCACCCGGCTTGGTATGACCTAGACTCTAGCTGCTATCTAGTCCAAAATGTGGCGGAAATCACTCAACTCGGATTGGAAGGATTCCAATGTCGACTGACACGATTTGCACCTCGTCGGCCGACGTCATCTTATGAAAGCACTCGTCAAACGACACGCAGCCGAAGGACTTTGGCTGGAGGATGTACCCGAACCTGAGATGGGCGTCAACGATGTCTTGATCAAAGTAGGTCGAACAGGAATCTGCGGAACCGATTTGCACATTTATGAGTGGGACACTTGGGCGCAAGCAACGGTACCTGTCCCCATGGTAGTCGGACACGAATTCGTTGGTGAAGTCGTCGATGTTGGGACAAACGTCAACGACTTTTTCCCGGGAGACATTGTCTCCGGCGAAGGCCATGTAGTCTGCGGGCGCTGTCGCAATTGCCTCGCTGGACGTCGCCACCTCTGTGCAGACACGCAAGGAATTGGCGTCAATCGATCGGGGGCCTTTGCCGAATTACTTTCATTGCCGATGACGAACGTTTGGCATCAGGATCCTTCGATCGACCTGGATGTGGCATCGATTTTCGATCCCTTCGGAAATGCTGTTCATACGGCACTTTCTTTTGATGTTTTGGGGGAAGACGTACTGATTACCGGTGCAGGCCCAATCGGGCTGATGGCAGCTGCGGTGGTACGCCATGCGGGCGCTCGATTTGTGGTGGTCACCGATGTCAATCCATTCCGACTAGAGCTCGCCAAACAAATGGGAGTGACACGTGCGATCGATGCGAGGCAAACCACGATGGCCAGCGTGCAAGCCGAACTGGGAATGCAGGAAGGCTTTGATGTGGGCCTGGAAATGTCTGGCAACGCGGATGCGTTTCGTGACATGTTATCAAACACCTGTCACGGCGGAAAAATTGCGATGCTGGGTATTCCAGCCGAGCAAATGGCAATCGATTGGCATCAAGTTGTTTTCAACATGCTGACAATCAAAGGCATTTATGGTCGTGAAATGTACGAAACCTGGTACAAAATGACCGTTATGCTTCAAAGTGGCTTGGACATATCACCGGTGATCACCCATCGTTTGCATTACACCGAATTCGAACAGGGCTTTGCCGCCATGCAAAGTCGGCAGTCGGGAAAGGTAATCCTTCACTGGCAAGACCTGGGCTAAGCGTCTTCAGATTGGAATTTCAATGACTTCTTCGATCCAAGATGAAATTCAAGATCAACTGCATTCCATACGGGAAGCAGGACTATACAAACATGAACGCGTCATTCTCTCGTCGCAAGCCAACCAAATCCAGGTTGGTGATGGCGCCTTCGTCATCAATTTGTGCGCGAACAATTACCTAGGTCTGTCCGATCATCCCGAAATCGTGCAAGCCGCGCACGAAGGGCTGGATCGTTGGGGATTCGGCATGTCCTCGGTACGTTTCATCTGTGGCACCCAAGAGATTCACAAAACGTTGGAACAAGGCCTGTCGGACTTTCTTGGCACCGACGACACGATCTTGTATCCGTCCTGCTTCGATGCCAACGGCGGATTATTCGAAACATTGCTGGGGCCAGAGGACGCCGTCATCTCCGATCAATTGAATCATGCCAGCATCATCGACGGCGTGCGACTCTGCAAGGCCAAGCGTTACCGCTACGCGAACCGAGACATGGATAACCTCAAGCAACAGCTCCAGCAAGCCGACGCTGAGGGTGCCCGATACAAGCTGATCACGACGGATGGCGTTTTCTCGATGGACGGTTACATTGCTCGCCTCGACAGCATCTGCGAACTAGCAGACGAATTCAATGCGATTGTTCACTTTGACGATTGCCATGCAACGGGTTTTTTGGGAGCAAGCGGCCGCGGCACTCACGAGTATTGTAAGGTGATGGATCGTATCGACCTGACGACCGGCACCTTGGGCAAAGCGATGGGTGGAGCCAGCGGTGGCTATACCAGCGGTCGCAGTCAATTCGTGGAGTTGCTACGTCAGCGATCTCGTCCCTACCTCTTTTCGAATTCTGTTGCTCCTCCAATCGTAACGGCCGCGCTCAAAGCCTTAGAATTGGTAACCCGATCCAACGATTTACGCCAACGACTAGCCAACAATACGCAAACATTCCGGCAAGGCATGGTTGAACTCGGCTTCGAACTATTACCTGGCGAGCATCCAATTGTCCCGATCATGCTGTACGATGCTCATACCGCGGCAGAAATGGCAGATCGTTTACTCAAACGCGGTGTCTATGTGACTAGCTTTTCGTTTCCGGTGGTGCCCAAAGGCAAGGCTCGCATTCGCACTCAATTGTCAGCCGCACACACGTCAGAGGACATCCAGGCAGCGTTGACTGCCTTCGGAGCGGTAAAACAAGAACTGAATCTATGACGAAACTCAACCGGATACCATCTTGCAGCTCCACCACAAATCGCACCACAATGTAATTTGTCGTTATTCGGCGGGTGTGCACCACGCGGACGAATCGATATTGCCATGAACCTGCCGAACTTGGCACCTTGAAATTAGGAAATCCCTCCAGGTTTGCAGGGATTGATGGAATGATCGAATTTCACCCACCCAGTGGTGACGAACTATCTGTCCTGGGTCGAATTGCTGCAGAAACATTCGGCTTCCCCGAGGCGGCATTCGAAAAAGTCGTCGAACGTGTAGGCAGGAACAACCTGCGCGTGGCCAGTAACAAAGCATCGGTCGTGGGCGGACTTGCGATTTATCGGCTTGCCCAGTGGTTCGGTGGCAAAGCCATTCCCATGGCGGGAATTGCATTGGTGTGTGTCCCTCCCGAAAAACGGGCGACAGGGATCTCACGGTTGATGATGTCCTCGTTATTGAACGAACTCTACCAGGACGGGACCCCTTTGGCGACGCTGTTTGCTTCCACGCAACACGCTTATCGAAATGTCGGCTTTGAACAAGCGGGAACGTGGAATCAATACGAAATGGACATGTCACAGATCGGTCATCGAAATTTCCCGCTGCCACTCAATCAGGTTGAGTTGGATCTTGTCAACTTCGACAACCTTGCCCATCAGCGAGCAGCACTCACAAACGGAAACGTAACCCGCACGCCGGGTCTGTGGGATCGATTAATCACGCCCATAAACTCAGCTTATCCAATGCGAGGTTATCTGATCGGTGAAAGCCAAACCCCATCCGGTTACATCATCTTTGAGCAACACATGGGGAACCGTTTTGACGATCGTTACCTTTTCATCCGAGACATGACTGCCTTGACTGGAGATTCGTATCAAAGTCTGGCGGCATTTCTCTATGGGCACCGCCCCATCTTCCCAAAAATCCGCTTCTACGGCGCATCGCTCGATCCTCTCATCGCAACAACTCAAGAAGCTCGTACCAAACCAATTTTCAGTGAACGCTGGATGATGCGAATCATTCATGTCACTCGAGCGCTCACACTGCGAGGTTACAATCCTCACGTCAAAGCGAGCCTCGATTTTTCGCTGTCTGACCCACTTATTGCCGAAAACAATGGCCGTTTCCGTCTTCAAGTGGAAGATGGGAGCGGACAGATCACGCGAGGTGGCAATGGAGAAGTAGAAATGGACATTCGTGGCTTGGCATCGCTATATTCCAGTCTCTTTGACGCTACCACGCTGCAGCAGATGGGTAAACTAACCGGACCAGCAGCTGCCATTCATCGCGCAAATACCATGTTTGCCGGTCCCCAACCCTGGATGCCGGACAAGTTCTAGAGTGATCGATCATGAACGACAAAAAGACTCGTTGCCCGTGGGTCGATCTCTCGAAACCTGACTACGTCGCCTACCACGACGAAGAATGGGGCGTGCCGGTTTACAACGACCAAAAACTCTTCGAATCTTTGACCCTCGAATCAGCACAAGCGGGACTCAATTGGTACACCATCTTGCAAAAACGCGAGAATTACCGCACGGCCTTTTCCGAATTCGATCCGCAACGGGTAGCAAGTTTCACAGAACGACGGGTCACCAAGCTCATGCAAAATGCGGGAATCGTGCGACATCGCTTGAAAATCGAAGCGACCATCAACAACGCAAAGCAATTCATGAAGGTTCAAAATGAATTTGGCTCCTTCGCAACCTTCTTGTGGGAATTTGTAGAAGGAAAACCACGCGTGAATCAGTGGTCTGAATCTGAAGATTCCCCCACAACAACTCGCGAGTCGGACCGGCTAAGCAAAGAACTTAAACGACGTGGATTCAAATTCGTCGGGTCAACAATCTGCTATGCTCACATGCAAGCAACCGGACTCGTCAACGACCATTCATCAAATTGTTTTCGCTACCAGGAAATTATTCAACAATTCGCCTAACGAGATTTGATCATGCATAACTCCATCATCATTTCGCTACTCCTGAGCGTTATCCTGACTTTTCCTGCCCGAGCTGAAAACTCGGCTCGTCGCCTTCTGTACGTGGCTTCTCCAGGCATTCGAAATTACTTGGAATTCGGCGGCCACGGCATTCTGGTTTACGACATGGACAACCACCACCAATTCCTAAGACGAATTCCGATCGGCGGACTCGATGAGCAAGGGAAACCGCTCAATGTGAAAGGAATCTGCGCGAATGCAAAAAGCGAACGGATCTATCTCAGCACACTGCGGCACTTAATCTGCCTTGACCTAACAACCGATGAAATGCTTTGGGAAAAACAGTACGAAGGCGGCTGTGATCGCATGTCCATTTCCCCCAATGGATCATTTATCTACCTGCCAACACTCGAACGAAATCACTGGAAAGTAGTCCGAGGAAGCGACGGCGCAGAAATCACACGCATTTCACCTCACTCCGGTGCTCACAATACAATTGTCGGACTCGACGGCAAGCGAGCCTACCTGGCCGGATTACGTTCCCCCTTACTAACCGTCGCCGACTGCTCCAGCCACAAAGTGCTCAAAACGGTAGGGCCTTTCAGCAACAGCATTCGCCCCTTCACAATCAATGGGAGTCAAACCCAGTGTTTTGTGAATGTCAACGATTTGCTCGGCTTCGAAATTGGCGATCTGCAAACCGGAAAAATGTTGCACCGTGTCGAAGTCAAAGGTTTCTCAACAGGTCCCATCAAACGACATGGCTGCCCGAGTCATGGCGTGGGCATGACACCTGACGAAAAACAGATCTGGTTATCCGATGGAGCAAACAGTCAGATTCATGTTTTTGACGCCACCCAAATGCCCCCG encodes the following:
- a CDS encoding proline dehydrogenase family protein, producing MHGSSTAKSTFSDSSFIHATAARLDSSSLEERTQSIGLDLLKSTRERRAPVLSHRTWSNKLMEWAMQDAAFKVQMFRYVDTFPTLRDSHQIHSVLQDYLSQPGVQIPPGLGVGLKAGSFVKGALAKTITANIKRMAGNFIAGCDAESALPKLERLWQEQTGFSVDLLGEACLSDEEAEAYRQRYLDLLHHLPDQVEKWREQPILESDHLGPIPRTNVSLKISSLSSQLQLTDFHGSIERLFESLRPILELAAKRNVLINFDMEQFAFKDLTLALFRHCCERIDFPASIAVQAYLRSGPDDAAQLISWAQSTKRQITVRLIKGAYWDYEVIHAEEMGWPIPVWTEKNDTDACFERMTEQFLQATPRSNSEGGIKLALGSHNVRSIARAKALLSELNLPLNAIEFQFLEGMADELRAALIESGARVRSYLPLGEMIPGMAYLVRRLLENTSNESWLRGSLSNEVSDEKLLEAPRQTKAENSPQDFGKRHHLSVSVPEIDAGRPFSTEPFRDFADAQQRSAFASAINEAKIPEVRFDATVEQADQAIRVANTSDWSERDVLERSATLLATADWFRQRRDFLAGVIIQEAGKTWQEADAEVCEAIDFCEFYAREAVPLFRGERLGDFLGELNEQRYHSAGIAAIISPWNFPLAICTGMTVASLVTGNPTLVKPSRQTPGSAALLCEALWESGVPRDALHFIPGSGSRVGAYLTHDPRIDLIGFTGSRDVGFQILQAAGQLSPEIPNAKKVICEMGGKNAIIIDSTADLDEAVSAVRHSAFGYSGQKCSACSRVIVVKDAYEPFLRRLVEATSSLTVGDPRLPNTDFGPVIDEAAAKNIRDFIQIAKQENRLELGMPTPPGLAEQIGKPVIGPHIFSAVQPDDTIAQEEIFGPVLAVMVAADFEEALSIANNSVYRLTGGVFSRTPTHLQQAKQQFRVGNLYLNRGCTGALVGRQPFGGFGHSGTGTKAGSKEYLKHFANPIACCENTMRRGFAPGLV
- the tdh gene encoding L-threonine 3-dehydrogenase encodes the protein MKALVKRHAAEGLWLEDVPEPEMGVNDVLIKVGRTGICGTDLHIYEWDTWAQATVPVPMVVGHEFVGEVVDVGTNVNDFFPGDIVSGEGHVVCGRCRNCLAGRRHLCADTQGIGVNRSGAFAELLSLPMTNVWHQDPSIDLDVASIFDPFGNAVHTALSFDVLGEDVLITGAGPIGLMAAAVVRHAGARFVVVTDVNPFRLELAKQMGVTRAIDARQTTMASVQAELGMQEGFDVGLEMSGNADAFRDMLSNTCHGGKIAMLGIPAEQMAIDWHQVVFNMLTIKGIYGREMYETWYKMTVMLQSGLDISPVITHRLHYTEFEQGFAAMQSRQSGKVILHWQDLG
- the kbl gene encoding glycine C-acetyltransferase, giving the protein MTSSIQDEIQDQLHSIREAGLYKHERVILSSQANQIQVGDGAFVINLCANNYLGLSDHPEIVQAAHEGLDRWGFGMSSVRFICGTQEIHKTLEQGLSDFLGTDDTILYPSCFDANGGLFETLLGPEDAVISDQLNHASIIDGVRLCKAKRYRYANRDMDNLKQQLQQADAEGARYKLITTDGVFSMDGYIARLDSICELADEFNAIVHFDDCHATGFLGASGRGTHEYCKVMDRIDLTTGTLGKAMGGASGGYTSGRSQFVELLRQRSRPYLFSNSVAPPIVTAALKALELVTRSNDLRQRLANNTQTFRQGMVELGFELLPGEHPIVPIMLYDAHTAAEMADRLLKRGVYVTSFSFPVVPKGKARIRTQLSAAHTSEDIQAALTAFGAVKQELNL
- a CDS encoding GNAT family N-acetyltransferase, whose amino-acid sequence is MIEFHPPSGDELSVLGRIAAETFGFPEAAFEKVVERVGRNNLRVASNKASVVGGLAIYRLAQWFGGKAIPMAGIALVCVPPEKRATGISRLMMSSLLNELYQDGTPLATLFASTQHAYRNVGFEQAGTWNQYEMDMSQIGHRNFPLPLNQVELDLVNFDNLAHQRAALTNGNVTRTPGLWDRLITPINSAYPMRGYLIGESQTPSGYIIFEQHMGNRFDDRYLFIRDMTALTGDSYQSLAAFLYGHRPIFPKIRFYGASLDPLIATTQEARTKPIFSERWMMRIIHVTRALTLRGYNPHVKASLDFSLSDPLIAENNGRFRLQVEDGSGQITRGGNGEVEMDIRGLASLYSSLFDATTLQQMGKLTGPAAAIHRANTMFAGPQPWMPDKF
- a CDS encoding DNA-3-methyladenine glycosylase I translates to MNDKKTRCPWVDLSKPDYVAYHDEEWGVPVYNDQKLFESLTLESAQAGLNWYTILQKRENYRTAFSEFDPQRVASFTERRVTKLMQNAGIVRHRLKIEATINNAKQFMKVQNEFGSFATFLWEFVEGKPRVNQWSESEDSPTTTRESDRLSKELKRRGFKFVGSTICYAHMQATGLVNDHSSNCFRYQEIIQQFA